The sequence ggagtgagtggcctggtgaggaacCCAATTTCATTCTTGAAGGGTCTAAAGGGTGTATGAACTATCTCACAAGGCCCTCAAATCTTTTCTTtgctttgatgagagccataatgtaaggcGCATAGGCTAAATTCTGGTTTTAGTCCATTTTTAGATCATTTAACTGTCTCATCATGAAAAGCACAATATTCattacctcaccattcatgaCATGGTGGATAATGTTCCAGAATTTGTCTCAAATTTTGCTCTTGTCCCCACTCTTAGGAAGAATTGTGACTCTTGCAATTTTGTTGATCACAGTAGGATGATGCCtcagtcctgctgtctctccaaacctcctaggTATGTCCAGCCTCGCTGGCTCATAAAATTGCACAAAATcttcaaaattatcttcagtgtATAGATCAATTCCAGCTGAAATGGTACCATAATTCAGATTGTTGGCAGCTGCAAATTCAGCAAATGTTGCAGAATACCTCTTGAACCCAGTCATCCAAGTGATGGATTCCTCTTCTATATCAATCTCAGCTATGGTCAGGAATTGCTTTACTGCCATCTCACTGAAATCAGTCCTCTGACCCATAAAGTGATACAGACCACATGTCTCAAACTTTGGAATCAGGTCCTCCATAACTGATTGTCCCAGCATAAAagtccaatcaatcacctgatgtttGTGAAAGTTGGTGTCCATCAATGTGCCCCAAAAAACATCAAATTGGAGCTGAGTGTGAAAGAATTGAACATTTGTGTCTGATGGCAGAGTATATTGATTGACAGTTCTCCTGGAGCAGTATTCTGCCATAGAGAACCTCCTCTTTGGAAATGTCCATCCTGTGATGTCAATTGGGTAGTCAGGATGTGTATAAGCAATGTCTTCTGTGTCCATAGATTACTGCCCCCAGCTGAAGATTGGGCTTTTGAATCAGTGGTTGGAGTGTAGTCAGCATCGTCTgcacgagggcgctttgatttgaAGCGATCGGCAAGCTTCTTGTGAAGACCACCCAGACCACTGCAATAAATGTGAGAAACATCCCTAGATGAATAGTTGATAACGTCACAATCATAGAGAAAGGAAGTGCAATTCTCTACCAGGGTCCGAACTGTCCGCGCTAgagggccggactgtccgtgccacaggtccggacggtccgcgcccacctggcggacggtccgcgaccgtctAGGGGCGACTCTCTAGAACCCAAGTCGCCTCAATCATTCAAACGACGATTCCACGGAAAATATCCATCCAAACTTGTTTAAATTTTTGCACAACATTCACAATGAGTAGCACTaataatcccaccaatcagatttgtgAATCTAGTGCTCAATTCTAGATCAGAGAGAAAATCCGAATAATCCCCAAATTTGAAGAAATTTGATAAAATCCATGAGATTATGAAATACCGGGATGAAGACATGTTTGTTGAACTTTCCACAAGATTTCGGACTGTCCATGCGCAACTTCTCTTCTGCGTCCGCGCACAATCGACGAAAGTGACCTTTGTGGCGAGTGGAGAGCGTGAGAGGAGAGGCAATGAGTAGAAATGACAAGTTGACTGCCTCTACCTGTCTTATCTGcctgtcacggacggtccgcgcaggggcggcggacggtccgcgccctgataaTTTCAGACGGTCTGCGCTTCTGATCGGACTGTCCAGCTCCTGATACTGCAGACGGTCcacggtccatgggcggacggtccgcggcctgatactcagtttttcaagttctgtccactttctgattttgaatttcaaatctgatttgatgctcatatatggacattttgaccaatccaagggttagtatgcatgcatatacacattATGTATTTGAGGAATGCAAATTTTCATATCAAACTACTTAGATCAATCTAAAATGAAAAATTCATCAAAAATACACAATAAATAGCGTAGAGAGCATATTTAGAGCCGAAATGCAATACTACACATGTgcgatcaacttcaagccacatttgagagatcgatcacattcatttcacttcttagagtacaaaatcttgtttcatccaatggctttgtaaaaatatcggctaattgatcatccgtacCAATGGAAtatatagagatatctccctttccaacatgataccttaagaagtgatgtcgtatatcaatacTCGTCCCGAGCTCGTCACAACGTCTCTACCCTACGTGTCGCGCCAGCACGTGTCCGTCGAGTTCGCCAACGCCCTGTTGCCAGTTCAAATATCGTCGTTGTTGCATGCCTCGTTGTGTGCTCGCCGGGTGTCATCTGTTGTACCCTAGCACTCGTGCTTGCCCCTGGCTCGCGTTAGCGCTCGCGCGTCTGCTCGTTGTCACTGCGGCGCACTCGCTCTTCGTCCATTGGGCTTCGCGCGTGCTCGCGTTTGCCGTCGAGTCATCGAACTCGTCATCCCCTGCTCGACTCCCAAGCAAACCTCCTGATCCGCGTCCTGCTCGCCGTCGACTCTCGGCACCACTAGCTCATCTTCCCTTGTGCACATCTCCACAGACCCTGTCTCATCACGCGTGTGCGTTATCGATCTCGTTGTCGTTTCGTGCATCCTCAAGAAATACAAAGCGTCgagtgaagacgaagctagcagcgtgTTATTCACCATGTGCTCGACAAAAAGCTCGAACAAGTCATCGATCGTCATCCTCGTCTACGCCAAGATCCAAGAAGATTAGGCGCAGAGGAAAATAAATCAATACGCGTCCGAAGAATTCTCGATGTGGATGAAGATGAAGCGCGATTCGACGCAGCACTCACCCTATTTTCGGTGAAATGTTGAGCTGAAAGACGTCGTTGATTTTGTGGTTTCAAGTCGGATTTAATTGATGGTAAGTTGATTCGTTATTCGAGTCAACTAGGTATATAAATATATTAAATAGAATTATTGGTCGCGATAAATCTATCGATGCTAATTGTGTTCAGTGCGTGTAAGATGAAGTCAATGTCCTGCGCTAGTAGTTAGTATCATATATGTTTGTGATCGATAATGTTGGAGTAGGATATGATCGACGCTTTTCTTATCTAGTGATTGGTGTGATGGTATATTGTATAAAATATGCTTGGTAAAAATATATGTAGTAATATGATTCTGTTAATAAATCATAAAAGAAAGTAGAgcgtaaatatatatatatattattgttTTGTGATATATGAGATACCTTTGAATAGGCTAGAAAAGCGTAATTATTATAATTAGTCATATATCACTAGTTAGTATCTGCTTAATGCTTTGTTATAAGTGTTTCGTCATCTTCAGCGTAGATTATTTGTCTTATGTTATTCATGTGTATATTCATACATGTGCATTGTGCATCCCATGAGGTACGATAATTAATTGCGTGATGCGGAAGATGAcctaagtcgaccccaagcgcgggctactccgcatagtgaagctgatggacgaacctgaagatggataatctgaacgAGTGCTAACACAAAAGGCTGATCGCCAAGTGGACGTCGTTTAACCAACACTAACCTAttgttattcaggcaagccccggtgcattttccacctccttactattttaaaatctttatcaccttatttgatgcattaggtgataggagttatgtgctaaacaatttatgcatttccttccttgaaaattgattacccttccttgataccctttttgaaaagaattttatgatgcttagccttgctttagcaaacaaaaatgttttgttttaaaacaaaagtgatgctttagtgggtgggaatgtttccaaaaagaaaaacttgtgatggtggatccatcaaggccttgataggttcaacatcggaaaagatgtacctctgtcaggtaccaaactttgggttcaaaattataaagctgagaccgggcggttgacttgcacgagaagggagtctcggtgtagtgtctccgtctgagtcgattaaggaccgtgtcaatgtaggcttgatgattgaggaccttttaactggtcacatgcctcataatgggtaagctttgcctcgggcagactaataccagaaaggccaacacgcaatgggagtggagagatggcgagagtagcgtgtaccctccgtggcaagaggttggacggtggtgtatctgtgctctcggttggcgtgaactcggtctggtcttaagaaccccggtggcgagttgacatatgcaagggttaagtgctacatatgtcgtgtgattggagattcccagctgggtattaatcgattcggatcgccgttacttctcggacatgaagacttggtcactgccctacacgtagcattccagtaaactgaaaggggtgataaaagacggctagtataggccaagtgcgtgaactagggtagaaagaactgtagatgcaggtaactttacttagccATACAagtaaaatggatttttaaggatccaatcatagtaagcttttatgcaaacagagtccttgattcttgataagccataccttgaatccctttctgaaaccagcatacccttgagagtcttttctttagtcgggtaagtcttgctgagtacttgtgtacttagggttttattcccattgttgctgcaggttacgagtcacttgattatgattggtgttaagcgtcggtgggcacgaccttctataagtctaagtacttcttctatacttcttattgaggatggtcacttaagctagcatatatttcaaaactacaaataatttataacagttcaaagttatttctttgaatcacttttgtaatcactccgatcatgtacaatgtaaacttgatgtaacttgtaaaatttggtaataagatttccgctgcaaaaatgttggtgtgtgatttgtgtttacttaatcctgcgatcctggttgtaagtggtttatccgaggtccttggggcactcggacagatcctgttaagttatctggtgcacatgcatagtcgtttgaggtctttgagataagggcaggtgcatgtgggcccaataacttgggaggttctgccacaatttGCCTGATTAGTTGGATGAACACAAGggttagagtggtttgggccgctGGAGTGTAATACACTACATCCACTGAGTTGTATTGCATGAGGAACGGGAGTCTCTGGGTGTGTCCGAGGGTCTCCGATAGAGTCTGTCCTATGATAATCCTGAGTTCGAACTCCCCCTTGGCGGGTGTGTGCTCTTCCCTTTTATAACCCAAGGGTGGTTACAGAGACCTGTCACAAGCCTGACTATGCCCTGCGCTTGGTCGGAGCACGTCTTAGTTGTCTTGCATTTAATGCAGACTGAGGCCTTGCTTCCATGCGAAGGTTTGCACCATGCGCCCAGCGGCCACGTGACGTCACCGGGCCCTTGCATGGGTCCGGAGTAGGGCATGGGGGCATGTTCTTCCCTAGAGCACCGGGAGCCCTTGTTGGTGACCCGGATCCCATAcgggggggtccggatccctaCTCTAAGGGTCCGGTTTGTATACTTGGAGGTCCTAGACCTACTAGGGGGACTGGATTGCATACATGGGGGTCTGGAACCCACCCATGGGGGTCCAGACTCGTTGGTGAAGTCCTTGAGCATATCGCTTCCctagacacgtgtcagcaccagaCCTACCCATAAGGCGGGGACAGACCCTGAGGCCTATGGGTGGGAATAGACTTGCTCGAGGCCAACCTCCCACATGAGGTGCAGTTCTGGCTCGCATAAGGCCAACCTCGGATGGGAGATGAAGTTCTGATTCGCTCGAGGCCAGCTCTGGGCGAGAGACGCAGTCACGCCTTGTCGGGGGCATCCTTTGGTGGGAGACACAATCACACCTCATCCGCGGCCATCCTCGGGCGGGAGACGTTGTTCCGACTCGCACGAGGCCAACCTTGGCGGGAGACAGTCCCGGCTCCCCCGAGGCGAGCTCTAGGTGGGAGACAcagtcatgcctcgcccgaggccaacctcggcgaGAGACGCAATCCCGGCTCGaacgggagacgcagtcacgccTTGCTCTCAGGGCAAACCTCGGACGAGAGACGCATTCATGCCTCACCCTCGAGGCAACCCTCGGACGGGAGACGCGGTCACGCCTCGCCCTTAGGGCCTATGGTCTTGTCGAACGAGCTTGCTCCCACGACGCCGAGCTGCTCGGTTTCTTTGATAcagtaggagagggtaccccagtttcagggtaccgacaagagGACAAGAGTGTTGCCATGAATGGACGGTTTTGTCTACATTTTGTTTTTGTTAGGTAATACAAGTGATCCCATTTCAGTTTTATTTCTTGCCAATGCCAAGATAAATATGTTCGTGCTTTATCGGTTAGCGTTTGGATTTTTTTCCCCTTTCCCTAATACCCTGAGAACGATGCATTATACTCCCTCTGCCGCAATATACTAGTAGTTTTAGGCTCTTTTTTTTTGTCCATATTCTAATATACTAGTCGTTTTATACTCCCTCTGCCGCAATATATAGTTTTAGGCTCTTATTTTTTTGTCCATATTCTAATATACTAGTCGTTTTAGGCTTTTTTTTATCCATATTCAAATTGATGACGGTGAAACTAGACAtatatataaaacacatacacCAAATATTGTATAAATCTATTAATACtctaaaacaaatactattttgaaATGGAGGGAGTATTACGAATTGAACCCTAAACTCATGCAAGAACATTGCGTGTCCCTGAGCCTGCTATGCACAGTTGCCGGATGAAACACAGCTGCCGGATGTTATCATCTAAACTGTTAGATTCAATCCCAAAAGAAACAAAAGGAAGTCGACTCTGATACCTCTTTTCAGAGTACATAGTGAGTGTCTACCAATCTCTTTACATCATCTACGGGTATAGTAGGTCTAGGTTCACCAAATCACACAACCAATCAACGCCGTACTTACCAAAAGAAGGGAAAAACTATACCTCTGTCATCCTATTTCGGAGAAACCCACTTCCATTCCTACTTGCATATTCGCTATGTTCTAGTACCACATCAGTGTTATATGTGTGTGTAAGATTGCCACAAACAAATAAAGGCAAGGTTATATCTGCCACATCAATTATATCTGCAGATGGACACAAACAAATGAAGGCATGGTTAGTAATTTAGTATGACACACAACAGTTATATGTGTGTGTAAGAGACTGCCCGCCTCTCCTTCATCTGCATGTTCCTCCACTTGACCCTCAAATCACATGGCAGGCGCGCGATGTTAAACACACCACGGCCATATTGCAGTATCTGGGTCCATGAAATTTGACCATCATTATGTGGAGAGAATTTTGCCATCCCATCCTGGATCATCACAGTAAAAAAGTGTAAGTACACATGGCCAAGCGAGACATAATTACATACTACAAGTACAAACCTGGCCTGGGAAAAGCCAGCGCGAGAGATGGTGTTTCAACAATGAAAATTTACATCCAAAGAATTATTTACCTTCAACattgcttcttcttctgctgtCCACCAGAGTTTTCTGCGTCTTCGAGCTCTCGCAACAGGATTGGAACTGCAAGACATGTGCTCAGTTCTTGAAATACCATTAAATGGAACATTTCAGAAACGATATTTCCTATAATAGATGGAAAACGTGAAAATTTGAAGAAGTCAGTTGACTCAACTTTTAAGCTCCGGTCTCCTTTTTTATATGTGCAGAACATTTTATCATGGTAGGGTAATGCCATCGGTGCGCGCTCAACATTGCATAATTCGTAACGAAACACCAATGCTAAGTCTGATCTAATTTGATATATCATAGAACTAACCATGTGTATGTGAAAACCGCTCATCTGAATTTGAAAAGCAATGCATGACAAAAGGCCTAAGACCTTAAAATGAGACCAGCTTTCCATAAAATCATTGCCATGAGCCATGACATAGCTAATGTTCTCTCAAAAGTCCTAAGACCTTAAAAGTTCGGATAGTGTCAAAACTGATGGCCGTCATGTTATCCATGATACTGAGCCAACAAAATAATGGAAACTGTTTGAGCAAGAACAAAAGAAAAGCTACAGACTACATGCAAATGTCGCACCCAGTAATACCCATTTGGAGCTTTATTATTTGCATACATAGATCAGCACACTCAGATATCATTCAATCCTAAATTAGGTACAGACCTCAGTCATGTTTAGTTAATCCAGCAAAGTTGTATTGATGAACCTTTTTACTGTGTAAACACAGCAATTGAGACTAAGGTAAAGGAAATAAGTGGTGCTGTAACTGCACTCTGACACTTACTAGTGCTTTTGCGGGTTTGCAGACTTTCTTTTCGCTGGTGAAGTAGGCATTTGTTGATCCTCCTTAGATTTACTTGATACAGCTGGCTCCTTATCTTGCAATCCTTTTTTGTTGTGTCTCGTACAACGCCAATAACGTGATGACTGCCAAGAAGATGATGGCCTGCCAGAGTCATCAGAAGATGTTGCTTCTGATTCATCAGAACCACCAGGTTGGTTAGAAGCTGTAAGATTACCATCCTGGTCAGCCTCAACGTCCTGATTCAAAGGAGAATCACATCTTATCTGAGATGAAGATCCTGTTTCATGAGATGAGTTGTCATTACTAGCTTCTTTGCGACCTTCTTCGTCTACTGCTTGCCGCCTTTTCTCTGAATCCTTAACTTGTATTTCATTGTTATTCTGGAGCACTGAATGTATATTAATGGATGCAGACGAACCAGAGTTCTGGAAAGGAACCTTCTCAGTGAGTACCTCCTTAGGATAACCCTTACCTATAGCATTTATTTTCTGCTTCCTCCTCTGCTGATTAGGCTCTTTAACCTGATGAGCAAGATTATTTACTTCATTTTCATGGGCATCTCCTGGCTGAACTTGCTTGGTGACTTGTGTTTTGCTAAGTAAAGCAGCAAGGTTCTTCCTAGCTTCGCAATATGTTTTGTTTGCCTTTTTACATGCTTCAATAGCTTTCTTATAAGAGCATATTGGGCAGTAGAATAAATTTGTCCCTTCAAATGTCGCTGATGAACCCAAACAGCTACTATGAACAGCTAAAAAACAGCGGCTGCATTCCAACAACTGACCACCTTTGCCACATTTCAAGCACAAATCTTGTTGAGACAAGCCCTCCAAAGTATCAATGATGTATTGATCCTCGAAATGGACAAATATTTCTGGAGAAGCGTCCTTAGACTTTAGCTCATTTGATGTCTCCTTTGCACTTTCTCCACCCCTATCCTGAGAAGAACCTGGAACATAAGTATGACAATTATTTTTTTGAATGTTCTTTTCATTTTCCGGCTCAGAAAAACAATTGGCTTCTGAAGTTTTATCATGTAAGGTTACATTGCAGTTTTGAGACACTGCAGCAGTCTGTGCAGTCAGCCCGCCATGTACCGCATTATTTTTCATGACGCTGCAATCATCATGCAGAGCTTGATTAGCCATGTTGGTATCGCTGAATTCTAAGTGAGACTTGTCTGCATTCTGCTCTTCCAAAGCCATCCTATCCTCTGTAGCAACAATCCCTGGTTGAAGGTTGGTTTCAGATTTACTTCCTTGATTAGCACCATTGCAGCTTATAGAAAGCAAAACACTGGCAGATTGCAAAGTCAGATCCCCATGAACATGGTCCTTTTCCACTAGCCCAATATTTGCAGAGATATCTTCCAGATCTTGGGTTACTTTCTCACCCCTATCCTGTTGCAGAGCACTCAAATGAGCTTTCCTGCTGTCAAGCTGTGAAATCATGTTTGTATCCTGTGCTGTTATGCACTCAGGCAAATGCTCAGGTCCAGATGCATCTGTTGGTAAGACATCGCTGATTCTGTCAAAACCTGAAGTTACCGTGGCATGAGAGCTCAGTCCTTCATGAATGGAAACCTTAGATGACTGATTGCTGGAGCCACCATCATTTGCCCCATCTCCATCAGCACAGTGAGATAGACTTGGAGATTTTTGCTTACAAGATTTTGGTTCAACTGTAGCAGTATGGTCATGTTTATCCTGCTGGGAAAAGGGCTCAGTAATGCTTCCCTGCAAAGGTGCATCACAGCCATCTGAAGCAAGCACAGATCCAACAGACATGTTCCCCTCCACAATAGGAATCCTTTCTGAGGACCTAGTGCCTAGACCAACAGCATCAATAGTATCTTCTTGCGGAGGGACGTAAGACCTGCTTTGGGGCATACATGGTTGGTGAAAAACAGAAGTTGGTGCAGGCGGATCCTTTTGGAGATTTCCTGTTTCACTTTCATTGACTACATCTGTAGGGAACACAAACACAGGCTTCTCTATATTTACACATCTGTGGCTGCTGCGCAGTGACTGATCATTGTCACATTGTTCAGTGTCATTGTGCTCCATTTGGGATTGTAGGGCCATAGATGTAAGCAATGGGTCAACTTGTTTTAGCTGAAGAGAAAATTACAAATTCAATTTGCCATTGTTCTACTTATAATATTGAGATTTTTCTCTTTAACTTACCATCTGGAAGGAAGTTTCTGGTAGCATAAATTTCTCGGTACATAAATATTCCTGGATGTCTTGACTGAAATGTGGAAGCAAATCCTTCTCCAAATCTCCGGGGCTACCAACCTGCAAATTTTACCATGTATCAGAAGTCTCAAATACACTAGAAACTGGGAAGTGCTTCGTAATAACTTACCAGATGCTACATGTCTTCTTAAAATCactgttttcaagtcgtccgactaatcgtggTTAGTCGCGATTAGTCAGGCAGGTCGCCTGGTAGTGGCCGATCAGCCGGACGACTCGACTAGAGTATCAAGTCGTCCAGGTCGTCCGACTAGTCGTCGATTAGGCGTGATTAGTCGTCCGATAGATCATGGTTATTGAAGCGGTAAAACGTTAAAACGTTATGAACCAACTTTTCAACGTTTAAACGAACGTTGAAACGTCTTTTCAGACTTGACATAGAATTTCAAATATAGAATAAGTTCATACATAAGTTGAAATTGAAATTCACTGTCAGCAAATAGAGATTGATTCAATGTGAGCAAAATCAATAAATCTTGGGGCTGGCGCAGAGGTGAGGCAGAGTGGCTGGCGCAGAGGTTACAGGTTAGTCCCTCAATGCTGGTCTATGAAGCAATGGGCACTGGCGGTTGGCGGCTGGAGCACTGGGCAGCCACACTGGCGGCTGGCGCAGAGGTAGCGTGTGGAGCACTAGAGCAAAGGCGACTGGCGCACTGGCCTGTGGAGCAGTGGCGTAGAGCCGGCTGGCGCACTAGCGCACTGGCCTGTGGAGCACTGGAGCGGCGGCGACGCACTGGTCTGTGAAGCAATGGAGCGGCGGCGCACTGCCCTGTGGGCGGAGGGAGGGGGGGCCGGCGGCGTACCTGGAGGGCGGCTGAGGACGGCCGACGGCGGTACCAGGCGCGGACGGGAGAGCTCCGCGCGTTTTGCGACGCAGCGGCTGGGCTGAGGACGGCGGTAGCTGGCGGGAGCGACTAAAGGCCCAGGAAGGCCCACTAGCACATAGAACGTCCGTAGAACGCTTAAAACGTCATAGAACGTCCGTAGAACACTTACACGACGCTTAAACGTCCAAAACGGACGTTCAACACCAGCTTTTTAGAACGTGCGGACGTTTTAGATCCTAATCATGTTCTACCGCTTAAACGACGCTTAAACGTCGTTTAAACGACGTTTTAATAACAATGGACTAGATGGTAAATCGACTAGGATTTGTCCAGGCAGCTAGGGTTTTCTAGTGGGCTACTGCGCTTCTATTTTTTCGGCCCATCTATAGTAGTATAAAGCAATGCGCCGCCAGCCCTTGAAACTTTTCCTCTCCTCTGCCGAGTCCAGAACACAGGCTGCGGCTCTAGAACACCAGCAGCAGCT is a genomic window of Zea mays cultivar B73 chromosome 5, Zm-B73-REFERENCE-NAM-5.0, whole genome shotgun sequence containing:
- the LOC103625700 gene encoding uncharacterized protein isoform X1, which encodes MPPGSASAAAIATRFATHWIADALAGDEYIDFSVLKVLVGASSKPLAGAPEFTRERVALRCIQEVSSVIAAGGDAADTAGVLRVDGAQSCQNVLFQLMREVGSPGDLEKDLLPHFSQDIQEYLCTEKFMLPETSFQMLKQVDPLLTSMALQSQMEHNDTEQCDNDQSLRSSHRCVNIEKPVFVFPTDVVNESETGNLQKDPPAPTSVFHQPCMPQSRSYVPPQEDTIDAVGLGTRSSERIPIVEGNMSVGSVLASDGCDAPLQGSITEPFSQQDKHDHTATVEPKSCKQKSPSLSHCADGDGANDGGSSNQSSKVSIHEGLSSHATVTSGFDRISDVLPTDASGPEHLPECITAQDTNMISQLDSRKAHLSALQQDRGEKVTQDLEDISANIGLVEKDHVHGDLTLQSASVLLSISCNGANQGSKSETNLQPGIVATEDRMALEEQNADKSHLEFSDTNMANQALHDDCSVMKNNAVHGGLTAQTAAVSQNCNVTLHDKTSEANCFSEPENEKNIQKNNCHTYVPGSSQDRGGESAKETSNELKSKDASPEIFVHFEDQYIIDTLEGLSQQDLCLKCGKGGQLLECSRCFLAVHSSCLGSSATFEGTNLFYCPICSYKKAIEACKKANKTYCEARKNLAALLSKTQVTKQVQPGDAHENEVNNLAHQVKEPNQQRRKQKINAIGKGYPKEVLTEKVPFQNSGSSASINIHSVLQNNNEIQVKDSEKRRQAVDEEGRKEASNDNSSHETGSSSQIRCDSPLNQDVEADQDGNLTASNQPGGSDESEATSSDDSGRPSSSWQSSRYWRCTRHNKKGLQDKEPAVSSKSKEDQQMPTSPAKRKSANPQKHYSNPVARARRRRKLWWTAEEEAMLKDGMAKFSPHNDGQISWTQILQYGRGVFNIARLPCDLRVKWRNMQMKERRAVSYTHI
- the LOC103625700 gene encoding uncharacterized protein isoform X2, with amino-acid sequence MLPETSFQMLKQVDPLLTSMALQSQMEHNDTEQCDNDQSLRSSHRCVNIEKPVFVFPTDVVNESETGNLQKDPPAPTSVFHQPCMPQSRSYVPPQEDTIDAVGLGTRSSERIPIVEGNMSVGSVLASDGCDAPLQGSITEPFSQQDKHDHTATVEPKSCKQKSPSLSHCADGDGANDGGSSNQSSKVSIHEGLSSHATVTSGFDRISDVLPTDASGPEHLPECITAQDTNMISQLDSRKAHLSALQQDRGEKVTQDLEDISANIGLVEKDHVHGDLTLQSASVLLSISCNGANQGSKSETNLQPGIVATEDRMALEEQNADKSHLEFSDTNMANQALHDDCSVMKNNAVHGGLTAQTAAVSQNCNVTLHDKTSEANCFSEPENEKNIQKNNCHTYVPGSSQDRGGESAKETSNELKSKDASPEIFVHFEDQYIIDTLEGLSQQDLCLKCGKGGQLLECSRCFLAVHSSCLGSSATFEGTNLFYCPICSYKKAIEACKKANKTYCEARKNLAALLSKTQVTKQVQPGDAHENEVNNLAHQVKEPNQQRRKQKINAIGKGYPKEVLTEKVPFQNSGSSASINIHSVLQNNNEIQVKDSEKRRQAVDEEGRKEASNDNSSHETGSSSQIRCDSPLNQDVEADQDGNLTASNQPGGSDESEATSSDDSGRPSSSWQSSRYWRCTRHNKKGLQDKEPAVSSKSKEDQQMPTSPAKRKSANPQKHYSNPVARARRRRKLWWTAEEEAMLKDGMAKFSPHNDGQISWTQILQYGRGVFNIARLPCDLRVKWRNMQMKERRAVSYTHI